GGAAAAAATCCATTCAATGTCATAGAATTCTCCACTCAGCCTAATTGCTTTAACTTTTTTTACCATATTTTGTTGGGGGGAAACAGATAGACGACCTGGAGACACTTTTGTTGCATGGACCAGAGGAAACTACAAGAGGAGAAAGCAAGAACCTAAGTCGAATGCTAAGCCAAAAGCTTAAGCCTACATACGTGGACAATACAATTATGAAGTGGTATAGGGATGGCAGGTACTTTTTTCTGGACAATTGGCGAAGATCTTGGGTACTTGTCCTGTGGATTGGTGTGATGTTAGGCCTATTTGCCTATAAATTTGTGCAATATCGGAGAAAAGCTGCCTATGAGGTAATGGGCCATTGTGTATGCATGGCGAAAGGTGCAGCAGAGACACTTAAATTGAACATGGCTCTCATCTTACTACCTGTTTGCCGAAACACCATCACCTGGCTCAGGAATAAGACCAAACTAGGTGCTGTAGTTCCTTTTGACGACAACATCAACTTCCACATGGTAATTTTCACTTCTGCTATCTCCTTCAAgacaaggaaaagaaacatatctATTTCAATTAACATGCTTGGTGGATTATGGCAGCTTTCACAAGTCAACAAGGTATGAAAATTAGTAGTATAAATAATGGTGTTTTTTTCAGGTAATAGCTGTGGCAATAGCATTTGGTGTTGGTGTACATGCCATCTATCATCTTAGTTGTGATTTTCCTCGCCTTCTTCATGCAAGTGATGAAAAGTACAAGCTGATGGAACCCTTTTTCGGAGAGAGACCATCAGATTATTGGTATTTTGTCAAATCATGGGAAGGAGTAACAGGGATTATAATGATTGTGCTGATGGCAATAGCTTTTACGTTGGCCAATCCTGCATTCAGGAGAGGCAGGACCAAACTTCCCAAACCCTTCGACAAACTCACAGGTTTCAATGCCTTTTGGTATTCTCATCATCTCTTCGTCTTTGTCTATGCCCTCTTGGTTGTGCATGGAATCAAACTTTACTTGACTACGGAATGGTACAAGAAAACGGTTAGCACCTTCAGTTAACCCTCAAGTGTTTTGACACAGCTGTTTTGAGTTCATATATAATGGATTCACGTGCACTTATTATATTATGTGTTTTGTAGACATGGATGTATCTGGCTGTTCCCATTACCATTTATGCATTGGAAAGACTCACTAGAGCACTGAGATCAAGCATTAAGTCTGTCAAAATATTGAAGGTATGTATCAAACAATAAAAATTCGATTATTTACTACATCAAGAAGCACCTTGCTCTACCATTATTACTTTTGGCCAAGGTTAAAACGTGTGCATGTTGTCAACTCTGAAGGTGACTCTTTATCCTGGAAATGTGTTATCACTTCAAATGTCAAAGCCGCAGGGGTTTACCTACAAAAGTGGACAATACATGTTTGTCAATTGTGCTGCTGTGTCTCCATTCGAATGGTTTGCATTTCAAGAACCATCTTCTAAATGAAAAGTCTTGTAAGTAATCTTTATTTCACAAAAAATCTAATCATGTTTGTTCATTGTTTATGCATTCATAGGCATCCATTTTCCATAACTTCAGCCCCTGATGATGATTACCTTAGCGTTCACATAAAAATAGTTGGTGATTGGACCCGAAGCCTGAAAACCAAATTCTCACAGGTGAattaacagtttttttttttctaatcaatATGTGGATTTATCATAATTAAAGAATCTATGTTTTTGGTTTCTTTCAGGCATGCCAACAACCCCTCAACGGGCAAAGTGGACTTCTAAGAGCAGAGTGCTTGAAAGAAGATAACAGTTCAGTGTAAGCATGCTCTATTTTACTTTTCTAAAGTAGGCAATTTTGATAATGTGATCGGTAACTAAgctaaaaattataatttgacaTTTCATAAgctaaaaaacaaatataaatacagTTAACTGAATGTTTGCTAAAAATACTGATCAATTTAATAATGCTCTACAATGAAATTTCAGAACTTGAATTTAACTATTtactaaattattcaaaacttTCACAATCAATAATTTCATGTCAGTAAAATTTGTTGAATACAAGACTTTAAATCTCACTGGAACTACTTTTAACTAAAGCTAGAAACTAATTTACCACTCAAAATACCTAAAATCCCTTcaccaaattttattttattacagaAAAGTACAATTTCAATAATTGATGTCTGCTGGAGAGCACAAAACAAGTTggatttgaaattatttaacaaaacaTTAACGTCATCGTACAGGGCATGTTTGTCTGTCCATTTTCGTTATGTGGTCAATGACAGCCATCGAGATTTTCAGGGCAACTTAGCACATGCTTTGGAAAGTGTTAGGTGAACATTTTAGAAAGAGATAACCAAATTTTGAGATCTGTTTGAAATGTGTACATactcaaataaaaataacatatatgtataatcatatataatatgcaagtactatatatatatatattaagtttttGATGTTGAAACAAGAACATAGTATATAGTACTAACACATTTGATATATTTCTTGTCTGGTCCCATTGAATTTTCTGTCATCATTAGACTCCCCCCACTCTTCTCTTTCACTGTCATATAGGATGGTAGTGAAAGAGTGATCTCTATCAAATAACAACTGTGCCTATTTATAGTAAAATTCACTTCCCAGTTTGTCTGTTATCTGGACGCATATTTGAAAATTTGTGCATGCAAGTTAAGTTGTCAGTTCATGCATATTCAGGAGATACTGAAAATTACGTAACTCTGACCCCAAAAgctaaaataagtttttttattcaaattttctttCATCTCATAAAAATCAGTCTATATCTGAAagatttacttaaaaaaaaataccaaaagtctggaagaagaagatgaagatgatggGGTTTTATGGGTTCAGATCTTTCCCGAAAGTGCTGGTTGATGGACCATACGGGGCTCCAGCACAGGACTACAGGGAGTACGAGGTGGTTCTGCTGGTGGGGCTAGGAATAGGGGCTACCCCAATGATAAGCATTGTGAAGGACATGGTGAAGATGTTGAAGGAGAtagaggaggaagaggagaGGGGAATGGAGGAGGGAGCAGCAGGAGCAGTGAAGAGTGATGATGAGTTCAAGACAAGAAGGGCATACTTCTACTGGGTGACCAGAGAGCAGGGTTCCTTCGACTGGTTCAAAGGGGTGATGAACGAGGTGGCGGAAGAGGATCGAAAGAAGGTGATCGAGCTCCACAGCTACTGCACCAGCGTCTACGAAGAAGGTGATGCTCGCTCTGCTCTCATTGCCATGCTGCAGTCCATCAACCATGCCAAGAACGGCCTCGACATTGTCTCTGGCACTCGCGTGATGTCTCACTTCGCCAAACCCGATTGGCGCAATGTCTTCAAACGCATTGCCCTTAACCATCCACATGGTCGTGTTGGTACGTAACTCATGCTTACAAATACCACTGTTTCAAACCCTTCAATaattgctgctgctgctgctgattTTGACATGTTCCTTTGAACTCAACACTTATCATTAAATTTTGACAGAGATAACATTGTTTTGTTTGTGTGATGCAGGGGTGTTTTACTGTGGGCCATCAAACCTCACTCGTGAGCTTCGTCAGCTGTCTTTGGATTTCTCTCACAACACATCCACCAAGTTTGATTTCCACAAAGAAAATTTCTGACAGGATAAGAAGTGAAGGATGTGGAAGCACCTTATTAAAGTTGTCCACTATGAAGAATGTTTTGTCATGTTGTTGATGGTCCATAGGTAAAGTTTCTACTCATATGGTTGTTTAAGGATGAAGGCAAGAGGTGGTTGAATGGTTAGTAATGAGTTGGTTACTACCAACTACTATACTAAAGGTGTGGACTTCTGCTTGGATGTGTCTCAGTGTCTTTTACCTGTgtaaatttttaagaaaatatcatCACAAGAAggggtttttattttttatttttttttctcttttgtaaTCCTTGGAGAAGGACCTGGAGAAACTGGAAAATAATACAGAAGGGGGAATAATTTGTTCATCTGGAATATGCACTAAACAGTTTGTATTAATTCTCTATGTCTTCtagaatatttatatatgtatacaaAATGCTAAATGATTGTttaaatgaattatttattttaattttgtcacTTGTTCTAATACTGCTAAAGGTGTTAAAGtgaatgtttagtttaattttgaaaatcataCCATTAATTTCTCTTATGTAAACACCAATATTTGTACTATCTATTATGACTACTGAATGAGTTTCTTGTGATACTGGTTATTCGGTTTAGGGTTTTGGCtttcagaataaaaaaattataacaaaaactaattataatataagtaactaatattttttttaaatgagattAAGAGAGTATTAAGTCTTTATAGATTTGAGATAAAACTATAAATAAGTGAgaacttcaaaaataaaaagtaataattttctTACGGTAATATCcgtaatctaaaatatttatcaCTAATTTAAACTTTGAGTGTCTTTATAGATATCCAAACTAAAAGATGAGGGGACTAAaaagacaaaatgaaaatattcatttaaatataaatatagtttCAAGTTTAAGTTTTGcaagtgaaaaaaaaagtgtgtttaagaagttattatactaaaaattaattttattattataattaaattgttagcatgtttttgtttttgttagtgTCATAATACAGATGATAGTAGCATACAATTAGTTGTTTTATAGATAATgatagatattttaaaaaattgcttTTTTGACAAATGCCTCTTAATCACTTTTTCTTgctttactttattttattttttatgaggaAAGCAAAAGAACACATTACGTGTTGAATTATGCTTGCTACGTAGGGAGTGAATTTCCCTACCTACTGTGACAAAAGGAAAATGAGAAGTGCAACGTTCTTAGcaagtttatttaaatttaaaattagtttttttaaaaataaactgatttttttttaatttttaaaacaagtaaattgttatataaaaaaaataaaaaaaatgtgtttattaACAAGCTcttaattcataaaaaataaatacaaataaattagctcttataattgattttattaattttttaaattggtatcagTCGAAAGGATTCATTCCCTGTACTcttttaactaaattttttgaaatattcccattgaagttttttttttgtaaacatAAATACTTCACTTAGAATAGTTCTTTAAATTTCTATAAAGAGGAAGAACATATCCATATAAATTAGGTAAACAAAAATACACACGAGAGAAGTTATTCCTCCTCGAAATAACGTTTGCAGTGTGTGGAGAATTTAAACATgagttcaaataaaaaatatttaaaggataaattctatatatattatttaaacacaATGAACGAGAgtaataatgaaataatatattaccCAAAGTTAGCCATACTAAATTTCTATAAGGTTATTCCATCTGGAGAATTCTTTATTATCGCTGTAACAAAAATCGTGGTGATCTGCATTATGCAAATAATGGAGGAAATAAAGAGAACTATCCATTGACACTTTTGGAAAGAGCTATCGTGCAATGCTGATTAATAGAAGACTACTGCAGAACCAAATTGAcaagttttatttaaaatttggtaTAAAGAAACTAAAATATGAAGTAATCTTTCGTAACTCATTTAGATTCCCTCTAAGATATATTAAGATATTATTTAAAGTACTATTTTCTTTAGAACTCAAACTtctattatgatttttaaaaaaaaaagatatttgtTGAATACTAATATTTAGAGGTGTAGTTATCTTACTAACTAacacatatttttaaaagtttgtgTAGTGGGAAAAGAGACCGTGAAGGAAAtcttcactatttttttttggatattGAGGGTTGGACGAGTGCGTAGCTCATCCATATTGGCGATGGTTTtgcatataatatatttaagaatTTCACTAGATGGAGTAGGAGAGTATGTATGACCATCTTCGTATGTAAATTGAAGATGTTGGTAGATGCTTTAACAAATTGGTCATGTATTGTTAAAGATGTTCAGTATTCCCTTGTACAACATTGTGTAGAGAGTCTGAGGTTACCGTCATGAGTTTGGCAGTTGACAAATTGAGCTAAGAACCTTGTAAGAAATGTGGCAAATGAAtctatgaaataaaatttaaaggtTTTGAACCGGATTGCTCAttaattttaagaattaaaagtataattaaataacaatataaatatatatatatatatatatatattactttaatGGCTAAAACATTGCATTTTTCTTATTTGCTAGctttaatatatgattttttttagggCGCTTCTTCCTCACCTCCATATGTTGTTccttatgttttttatttcaaaaattcctTATTTAATAAAGTTAAATATATGAAGTTTTGATTTAGTATAGTTTTTCTAGAAGTTTTGATTTAGTATAGTTTTTCTAGAAGTTTTATTAAAATAGGAATTAGCTTTTGAATTATGtatttcaaaaatcttttcaaatttagaattagttttcagattacataatttataatataagatttatgtaatttaaaatataaaatatatatgaattatataatgtATACGTTAATCTCAAATCTGaacaatataaaagaaacttttaaattatataatataaaatattattattttttaaataaaaattggattatataatcgaaaatttaaattttcgaATATATGAAACTTCCAAATCTAAAAATGTTTTGAAtaatgtaatccaaaatattttttttttaaaaaaaggaagaaaattcAAATCAGTGACAAACTAATACGAGAAAAAGAGGGAAGAAGTGTTAGGatgagataaaattaaaaaaaaaaggaaaaaaaatgtgtaaaattttaaaagttaatttttttttttttaccaaaacaAAAAGGTACTTCACATTTAATATGGAATGCCGCGAAAATGTATGGAGAATCTGGAGATATATGGAGGTGAGGAAGAAATAGCCAAAATAAAAGTCTGACTGAGTGCAACAACTCCGAATCCAAAGATTCGGTAGACTTTATGGTTATTCCAACCCACGAACACTCATGTTTAACTGTTGTTAGTCTAATAGTCTCTTTAAGACATTATTTTATCAGTATGTTTATTCTATTGATAGACTTACTGATTAAAAAATCTGCTAATATTCTCAGTAAGCTTATCGGTAAATCTAAGAATAGGTcaatcaatttatttaaaaccttaatataaaataaacttttaagcAAAATAATTCTACTCTTGTATACTAataagcttttcaaacaaaaatgaACATTAATTTTAAACGTTTGCACATTTCGTGCGCCTTAAAAGTTGTTCGTTATATTATAACGAAATCACTTGCAACAGAAAGCAGAAGAGGAAAGAAATAAACGAAATCACTTGCAACAGAAAGCATAAGAGGAAAGAAATAAACGAAATCACTTGCAACAGAAAGCATAAGAGGAAAGAAATACACTGACCTTATTGACTTTCTGAAGATACATACGTGGAATTGCCTTCTTTTTATCTAAGTTTCCTTTTTAGCCTCTGGAAATTAGGTTTTATTAGCTGGCTGCCGACAAAGACTTGTTCTGTACCTTGAGTTGGCTGAAGTGGTATAAGAGGCTTCTTTATGGGCACACTGCTATTTTTCATGCAACTTTCATTTGAACTAGGTGAGACGATCTTTGCTTTTAATGGCCTCGGAACCTCCAATCTCTCCAGAATCCTTGAAGTTTCCCTGTCTAGCTGTCTATTATTACCCTCTCCCGGTGATACAGACGCATTCGATTGACCCAACTTGGCTTTGGACATACAAGATGGAGAGTACAACTTGGGGTCTTCATTTACAACCAATTGCTTCCATTCTTCTGTAATACAATCCATGGTTTTGTTTTCTTGATCCGCTATATCCAATGTCAAAGTTTCGTCATTCACTATGACACCAGTGGCTGGTTCTGCTTTACCGATCACCTCAGACGAAGGTTGTTGAGTTGAGCTTGGTTCCGATAATGAACCTTCTAATTTAGAAAACATTGACCTACAGCATAGTGAAATCATAATTAACTATAAACATGAAAATGTTTAGGCAACTACGAATAATCAGCTAATCAACTAGTTTGCTAACATGGTTCATTTAGAAAAAAACGAGCTAAAAAGGAGGTCTtggaagaaaaattaaatttaagaatTCTCCAGTTTGTTTAGTAAATAACTATCCACAAAAATAAGTCTCAGTTGCTATATTTGACAGCATTTGTTCAAAAGGAGAGCTCATCCTATTGttacttttaattctttttgaaagaaagaaaaaacacgttgtttatatttttttttagaggTTATTCTTGTCCAAAGGGTGTTCTTAAGTACATGCACTCTAACACGTCAGCTGGAAGTAGAAACTCACCCAAATTGTAGGCTTTCTTTGACAAGCACATTTAGTTTTTGATGAAAGCCTCTTTCATGCAGCAGTGGGTCATAGTCCGTTAGATCAATCTGCAAGCAAATTTTTCCACATTCCAAGATAGAAGGTGcttattgtaaatatttaaatgattcAATTCAAATTGAACATCTAATATTTGTTAACATCAAACAGTTCAAGATTCTGTAGAAGTTGGAGAATTAGTGTTTCCAAAAACACAAGATGTTAGTAACTGGCTACTTCCTCGTACTAgaagaaaattttaaatcatgaacaaccaaaatttttttcttaGATAAATTCAGGCATCTAGAGCTCCCAGCAGATTGAGGAACAAATATGGAGTAAAATTCCATTCATGAGGATGAGGGGTACAGTTATTATCTACAGTATGTCAATGGAGGtgaaaacacacaaaaaaaatgcCAAAGATATTTTAGGAAAATGTTTGAATTAACCTTTAGCAAACAGGCTTGAACAGAGTTCTCAATTTCCTTATTTATTGATGAATCAACAGATCGATTGTCAGGAACTCCTAGGAGTTCTTCTGCCCCTGCTAGACGCTGCATATTTTACGGATATTGATTACAGAGTTACAATTGAAAGTAATGGATCACCATCGAATATATAGGCCAAAAAAATGCATATTAGTGCAGTGGAAATGAGGAATGGCACTGGCATGATTACCATTATGCTATTGCGTGTGAATGTGCAGAGAACAAGAGGGATAAATCAGCAGCAAAAAAGAGCTAGTTCTCACCCTCATAAGCATTGGTCCAGTCTCTGATGGCTGCAGAATATAATAGGTATGACAAGGAGC
The sequence above is a segment of the Phaseolus vulgaris cultivar G19833 chromosome 2, P. vulgaris v2.0, whole genome shotgun sequence genome. Coding sequences within it:
- the LOC137812546 gene encoding respiratory burst oxidase homolog protein C, whose amino-acid sequence is MGGASADLHQLESDIELTHAERTDTKLGASESKAANDVGLDSGIKSQAEAEGHFVEVTMDIHGDSVALHSVKAFGGVDVVEEEGEKLGLTGKRFEKKKSFSASVVQSAAIRMKQLKRLTSFSKPAPKHFERTKSAVAHALTGLKFISTTDGGEGWIKAEGRFKKFVGADGYLPRARFAECLGLNKESEAYAEKLFDTLARQRGIQGGSINHIQFKEFWDNISDQSFDARLKTFFDMVDKDADGRITEEEIKEIICLSATANKLSIIQKQAEEYAALIMEELDPDDSKYIMIDDLETLLLHGPEETTRGESKNLSRMLSQKLKPTYVDNTIMKWYRDGRYFFLDNWRRSWVLVLWIGVMLGLFAYKFVQYRRKAAYEVMGHCVCMAKGAAETLKLNMALILLPVCRNTITWLRNKTKLGAVVPFDDNINFHMVIAVAIAFGVGVHAIYHLSCDFPRLLHASDEKYKLMEPFFGERPSDYWYFVKSWEGVTGIIMIVLMAIAFTLANPAFRRGRTKLPKPFDKLTGFNAFWYSHHLFVFVYALLVVHGIKLYLTTEWYKKTTWMYLAVPITIYALERLTRALRSSIKSVKILKVTLYPGNVLSLQMSKPQGFTYKSGQYMFVNCAAVSPFEWHPFSITSAPDDDYLSVHIKIVGDWTRSLKTKFSQACQQPLNGQSGLLRAECLKEDNSSVSFPKVLVDGPYGAPAQDYREYEVVLLVGLGIGATPMISIVKDMVKMLKEIEEEEERGMEEGAAGAVKSDDEFKTRRAYFYWVTREQGSFDWFKGVMNEVAEEDRKKVIELHSYCTSVYEEGDARSALIAMLQSINHAKNGLDIVSGTRVMSHFAKPDWRNVFKRIALNHPHGRVGVFYCGPSNLTRELRQLSLDFSHNTSTKFDFHKENF